The following DNA comes from Nitrospirota bacterium.
TATAGGAAAAGTCCAGGCCCAGCGTCACCGTCACAGGATACGAGCGCCGGACTTTGCGCGGAATGTAGAGCTCCGTCTGGCTGATTCCCAAGACCACCGTCACGATGCCGTCTGCGGCGCCGCGCTTCGAGGCGACGTCGCCGACCTGGACTCGTTCGAACACCGTTCCGATCCGGCGGACCACAGCTGCCTTCAACGTCGCGTCGATCGGCAGCGTTTGCGGCTGTCCGCAGGCGTCGCGATACTGAAGAGCCGCATGGGCCACCGTCTCGTCCAGACTCAGGCGGACCGTGAGCGGGAGCCAATAGCCCGACGTGAACCCATCCCGGCCGGCGAAGAGCCCGCAACCGGCCAGGAGGGTCGCCAGGCAGACCAGCGCCGGGAGGCCGGCGGCAAGCCGTCCGCCGTGGCCGCTCAGCTTCGTGATTCGTCGGGCAGTTCCCACAGTACCGCGCTTATACCGGAAATCCGCCGCGGATAACAACCCGCGAGCCAGGTCATGCAGCATAATTGACAGCCGTTTTTACGGTGGGCTAAGGTCCCCGTCATGGCCGAGTCGCTGGTGCGCCATTCCGAATCGATTTCCGCCGGTTCGCCGCCCCAGAACAAGTGGGCCTCTTTCGCCGATCTCATTCGCTTGCGCAGTCAATCCGGCACGATGCTCCTGATGCTGCCGGCACTGTGGTCGCTCGTATTGGCTTCGGAGGGCCGGCCGCCGCTCAAGCTCCTGTTCGTGTTCGTGGCGGGCTCGTTTCTGATGCGGAGCGCGGGCGTCGTGCTGAACGATCTCGCCGACCGGTCGTTCGACCGGCAGGTCGCGCGCACGCGCGCGCGCCCTTTGGCCTCCGGATCGGTCACTGTCAGCCAGGCGCTGATGCTCGCAGCCGTGCTGATCGGACTAGCGGCGGCCTTGGTGTTGCTGCTTCCTCCTTTGGCGATCTTCTTGAGCCCGGTCGCCTTGATTCTGGCCGCGGTCTATCCTTATTCCAAGCGGGTGATCCACG
Coding sequences within:
- the ubiA gene encoding 4-hydroxybenzoate octaprenyltransferase, which codes for MAESLVRHSESISAGSPPQNKWASFADLIRLRSQSGTMLLMLPALWSLVLASEGRPPLKLLFVFVAGSFLMRSAGVVLNDLADRSFDRQVARTRARPLASGSVTVSQALMLAAVLIGLAAALVLLLPPLAIFLSPVALILAAVYPYSKRVIHVPQAILGLAFGWGVVMAWAATRSSLDTPAWLLYGSALCWAVAYDTIYALQDREDDLRIGVKSAAIFFGSRTWIAVGVTLGATLTLLALAGRLAELGMAYYGVLAVVGGFFARQTFLLRGSITPPDAFALFKQHVWVGWAVLAGMWLGFL